In a genomic window of Streptococcus oralis:
- a CDS encoding SP_0009 family protein translates to MENLLEVVEQFLSLSDEKLEELATKNHLLRLQEEREEKNA, encoded by the coding sequence ATGGAAAATTTATTGGAAGTTGTTGAGCAATTTCTAAGTTTATCAGATGAAAAATTAGAGGAATTGGCAACTAAAAACCATTTATTACGATTACAAGAAGAAAGGGAAGAGAAGAATGCGTAA
- a CDS encoding serine hydrolase: MRKFLVVLLLPAFIITSRVVSTEKQLPYSSQEIYYLTESDYGFYYKETLESPMVYGETAVYANEDLVKESGKLTPGTTFKIVEWRLNRQGVPVFKLDNHQFILADKRLVYDQSQVQTQNRQVWLEQGFVIYNSPYDAKEISSTLSPYQRVTVDRALFAEGQEFLHINQVGWVSKEFTSEEDNRIQKVQEVLSNNYQNENYSIYVKQLSTGKEAGVNEDSKLYAASILKLAYLYYAQDKINQGEYTLDSSFKYIPEVNSFPGSYKPEGSGSLPKKEDNKEYSLQQLITKVTKESDNVAHNILGYYVTNQSDGAFKEKMSTIMGEDWDVNDKLTSSKMAGKVMEAIYNQNGFVLESLGKTDFDNQRIAKGVSVKVAHKIGDADEFKHDTAIVYTDSPFVLSIFTKNSDYDTIAKIAKDVYEVLK, from the coding sequence ATGCGTAAGTTCTTAGTAGTTTTATTGCTACCTGCTTTTATCATAACCTCAAGAGTAGTTAGCACAGAAAAACAGCTTCCTTACTCTTCACAAGAAATTTATTATCTAACCGAGTCTGATTATGGATTCTACTATAAAGAAACTCTGGAATCCCCAATGGTATATGGAGAAACAGCTGTCTATGCTAATGAGGATCTTGTCAAGGAGTCTGGTAAATTGACTCCTGGAACCACCTTTAAAATAGTAGAATGGCGTTTGAATAGACAAGGTGTTCCTGTTTTTAAATTAGATAATCACCAGTTTATCCTTGCAGATAAGCGGTTGGTCTATGATCAAAGTCAAGTTCAAACTCAAAATAGACAAGTATGGTTGGAGCAGGGGTTTGTTATCTATAACAGTCCCTATGATGCGAAAGAAATTTCTTCAACCCTCTCTCCCTATCAACGCGTAACGGTGGATAGAGCTCTCTTTGCTGAGGGACAAGAATTTCTTCATATCAATCAAGTTGGGTGGGTATCAAAAGAGTTCACCTCAGAAGAAGACAATCGCATCCAGAAGGTTCAAGAAGTTTTATCAAACAACTATCAGAATGAAAATTATTCTATTTATGTTAAACAACTGAGTACAGGTAAAGAGGCTGGGGTGAATGAAGACAGCAAACTTTATGCAGCTAGCATCTTGAAACTAGCCTACCTTTATTACGCTCAAGATAAGATAAATCAAGGGGAATATACGCTAGACAGTAGCTTCAAGTATATCCCAGAAGTAAATAGTTTCCCTGGGTCCTATAAACCAGAAGGTAGTGGTAGCTTACCTAAAAAAGAAGATAACAAAGAATACAGTCTTCAACAGTTAATTACCAAGGTAACAAAAGAGTCTGATAATGTTGCTCATAATATTTTAGGTTATTACGTGACCAATCAATCTGACGGGGCTTTTAAAGAAAAAATGTCCACCATTATGGGCGAAGATTGGGATGTGAATGATAAACTGACTTCTTCAAAAATGGCTGGAAAAGTCATGGAAGCTATTTATAATCAGAATGGTTTTGTCCTAGAGTCTCTAGGTAAGACTGATTTTGACAACCAAAGAATCGCAAAAGGTGTTTCGGTTAAGGTAGCTCATAAAATTGGAGATGCCGATGAGTTTAAACATGACACTGCCATTGTTTATACGGATTCTCCTTTCGTTCTTTCCATTTTCACCAAAAATTCTGATTATGATACTATTGCTAAGATAGCCAAGGATGTCTATGAGGTTCTAAAATGA
- the tilS gene encoding tRNA lysidine(34) synthetase TilS gives MRDQDFLNHFLRKEYFKKHSKVVLALSGGLDSMFLFQLLSTYQNELEIELILAHVNHKQRRESDWEENELRKLADAAELPIYITSFLGDFSEARAREFRYDFFRKIMKEIGATALVTAHHADDQVETILMRLIRGSRLRYLTGIKESQVVDGIEIIRPLLPFHKKDFPPIVHFEDQTNQENTYFRNRIRNRYLPELEKENPRLKSALLDLGREISDYQATITELSKQIDVEDLNELFSYSQQTQGILLQNYLNQFPDLNLTKAQFDEVRQILTTKSQYRHSLKNGYELIKEYQNFRVCKISPQADEKEDELVLHYQNQVRYKGYLFSFGIPIEGDFVQKVTVSRETSVHIRCRKPGDVITLNGHRKKLRRLFIDLKIPIEKRKTTPIIEQFGEIVSILGIATSDLSKNTKNDIMNTVIYIEKIDR, from the coding sequence ATGAGGGACCAGGATTTTTTAAATCATTTTCTCCGAAAAGAGTATTTCAAAAAACATTCTAAAGTCGTATTAGCTTTGTCTGGCGGACTGGACTCAATGTTTTTATTCCAGCTATTGTCTACTTATCAAAATGAGTTAGAAATTGAGTTGATTTTAGCACATGTCAATCACAAGCAGAGAAGGGAATCTGACTGGGAGGAAAATGAACTAAGGAAGTTAGCTGATGCAGCTGAACTTCCTATTTATATCACAAGCTTCTTAGGAGACTTTTCAGAAGCGCGTGCTCGAGAGTTTCGTTATGATTTTTTTAGGAAAATCATGAAAGAGATTGGAGCGACTGCCTTGGTTACTGCCCACCATGCAGATGATCAAGTTGAAACGATTTTGATGCGCTTGATTCGAGGAAGTCGGCTCCGTTATTTAACAGGAATAAAAGAAAGTCAAGTAGTTGATGGAATTGAAATCATTCGTCCCTTGTTGCCTTTTCATAAAAAGGATTTTCCACCAATTGTTCATTTTGAAGATCAAACAAATCAGGAAAATACCTATTTTCGCAATCGCATTCGAAATAGGTATTTACCAGAGCTTGAAAAAGAAAATCCTCGTCTTAAATCCGCCCTTTTAGATTTAGGAAGGGAAATTTCAGATTACCAAGCAACAATAACGGAGCTTTCGAAACAAATTGATGTGGAAGATTTGAATGAGCTATTTTCATACTCTCAACAAACTCAAGGAATCTTGCTCCAAAACTATCTTAATCAATTTCCAGACTTAAATCTGACGAAGGCTCAGTTTGATGAAGTTCGACAGATTTTAACAACGAAAAGCCAGTATCGTCATTCTCTTAAAAATGGCTACGAATTGATAAAAGAGTATCAGAATTTTCGAGTTTGTAAAATCAGTCCTCAGGCCGATGAAAAGGAAGATGAACTTGTGTTACACTATCAAAATCAAGTTCGATATAAGGGATATTTATTTTCCTTTGGCATCCCTATTGAAGGGGATTTTGTTCAAAAAGTAACGGTTTCACGGGAAACATCTGTACATATTAGATGTCGAAAACCTGGCGACGTTATTACCCTAAATGGTCATCGAAAGAAACTGAGACGCTTATTTATAGATTTGAAAATCCCTATTGAAAAACGAAAAACAACCCCTATTATTGAGCAATTTGGAGAAATTGTCTCAATTTTAGGAATTGCGACCAGTGATTTGAGTAAAAACACGAAAAATGATATAATGAACACTGTGATTTATATAGAAAAAATAGATAGGTAA
- the hpt gene encoding hypoxanthine phosphoribosyltransferase — protein MLEHDIKKILVSHDEITEAAKKLGAQLTKEYEGKNPILIGILKGSIPFMAELVKHIDTHIEMDFMMVSSYHGGTASSGVINIKQDVTQDIKGRHVLFVEDIIDTGQTLKNLRDMFIAREAASVKIATLLDKPEGRVVEIEADYTCFTIPNEFVVGYGLDYKENYRNLPYVGVLKEEVYSN, from the coding sequence ATGTTAGAACACGATATTAAAAAAATCCTCGTTTCACATGATGAAATTACAGAAGCAGCTAAAAAGCTAGGTGCGCAACTAACAAAAGAATATGAGGGGAAAAATCCAATTCTTATTGGAATTTTGAAAGGATCGATTCCTTTTATGGCTGAATTGGTCAAACATATTGATACGCATATCGAGATGGACTTCATGATGGTATCTAGTTACCATGGTGGAACAGCAAGTAGTGGTGTCATCAATATCAAGCAAGACGTGACTCAAGATATCAAAGGAAGACATGTTTTATTTGTAGAGGATATCATCGATACAGGTCAAACTTTGAAGAATTTGAGAGATATGTTTATTGCAAGAGAAGCAGCTTCTGTTAAAATCGCGACTTTGTTGGACAAACCAGAGGGACGTGTTGTTGAAATTGAAGCGGATTATACTTGTTTTACTATTCCAAATGAGTTTGTAGTAGGTTATGGTTTGGACTATAAAGAAAATTATCGTAACCTTCCTTATGTCGGAGTATTGAAAGAAGAAGTTTATTCAAATTAG
- the ftsH gene encoding ATP-dependent zinc metalloprotease FtsH, producing MKKQNNGLVRNPFLYLLIIFFLVTGFQYFYSGNTAGRSEKINYTELVKEITADNVKELTYQPNGSIIEVSGVYKNPKTSKEETGIQFFTPTATTVERFSSTILPSDSTVSELQKLASEHQAEVTVKHESSSGMWINILVSVVPFAILFFFLFSMMGNMGGNSGRNPMSFGRSKAKAANKEDIKVRFSDVAGAEEEKQELVEVVEFLKDPKRFTKLGARIPAGVLLEGPPGTGKTLLAKAVAGEAGVPFFSISGSDFVEMFVGVGASRVRSLFEDAKKAAPAIIFIDEIDAVGRQRGVGLGGGNDEREQTLNQLLIEMDGFEGNEGIIVIAATNRSDVLDPALLRPGRFDRKVLVGRPDVKGREAILKVHAKNKPLADDVDLKLVAQQTPGFVGADLENVLNEAALVAARRNKSIIDASDIDEAEDRVIAGPSKKDKTVSQRERELVAYHEAGHTIVGLVLSNARVVHKVTIVPRGRAGGYMIALPKEDQMLLSKEDMKEQLAGLMGGRVAEEIIFNVQTTGASNDFEQATQMARAMVTEYGMSEKLGPVQYEGNHAMFGAQSPQKSISEQTAYEIDEEVRSLLTEARNKAAEIIQSNRETHKLIAEALLKYETLDSTQIKSLYETGKMPETVEEESHALSYDEVKSKMSEEK from the coding sequence ATGAAAAAACAAAATAATGGTTTAGTTAGAAATCCATTTCTATACTTGTTAATTATCTTCTTCCTAGTGACAGGATTCCAGTATTTTTACTCTGGAAATACTGCTGGACGAAGCGAAAAAATTAACTATACAGAACTGGTAAAAGAAATTACTGCAGACAATGTAAAAGAATTAACCTATCAGCCAAATGGTAGCATCATTGAAGTGTCTGGTGTTTATAAAAATCCTAAGACTAGTAAAGAAGAAACGGGAATTCAATTTTTCACTCCTACAGCTACAACAGTAGAAAGATTCTCAAGTACTATTCTTCCGTCTGATTCAACAGTTTCAGAATTGCAAAAACTTGCTTCTGAACATCAGGCAGAAGTAACAGTCAAACATGAGAGTTCAAGCGGTATGTGGATCAATATCCTTGTCTCTGTTGTGCCATTTGCTATTCTTTTCTTCTTCTTATTCTCTATGATGGGAAATATGGGAGGAAATAGTGGCCGAAATCCAATGAGTTTTGGACGTAGCAAGGCCAAAGCTGCTAACAAAGAAGATATCAAGGTACGATTTTCAGATGTTGCAGGTGCCGAGGAAGAAAAACAAGAATTAGTTGAAGTTGTTGAATTCCTAAAAGATCCAAAACGATTTACCAAACTTGGTGCGCGTATTCCTGCGGGTGTTCTTTTAGAGGGACCTCCGGGAACAGGTAAGACCTTACTTGCTAAGGCGGTTGCTGGAGAAGCAGGAGTTCCATTCTTTAGCATCTCAGGATCGGACTTTGTAGAAATGTTTGTCGGAGTTGGGGCTAGCCGAGTTCGTTCACTTTTTGAGGATGCAAAAAAAGCAGCGCCAGCCATCATCTTTATCGATGAAATTGATGCCGTTGGTCGCCAACGTGGTGTCGGTCTTGGTGGAGGTAATGATGAACGTGAACAAACCTTGAACCAACTCTTGATTGAGATGGATGGTTTTGAGGGAAATGAAGGAATTATTGTTATCGCTGCGACGAACCGTTCAGATGTTCTAGATCCAGCTCTTCTCCGTCCAGGACGTTTTGATAGAAAAGTCTTAGTTGGTCGCCCTGATGTTAAAGGTCGTGAAGCAATCTTGAAAGTTCACGCTAAAAATAAACCTCTGGCAGACGATGTGGATTTGAAACTAGTTGCCCAACAAACTCCAGGTTTTGTGGGAGCTGACTTGGAAAACGTATTGAACGAAGCAGCATTGGTTGCTGCCCGTCGCAACAAATCAATCATTGATGCTTCAGATATTGATGAGGCAGAGGACAGAGTGATTGCTGGACCATCTAAGAAAGATAAAACAGTATCACAAAGAGAACGTGAATTGGTTGCTTATCATGAGGCTGGACATACCATTGTTGGTTTAGTCTTGTCAAATGCCCGTGTTGTTCATAAAGTTACCATTGTACCACGTGGACGTGCAGGTGGCTACATGATTGCACTTCCGAAAGAGGATCAAATGCTTCTTTCTAAAGAAGATATGAAAGAGCAATTAGCAGGTTTGATGGGTGGTCGTGTAGCTGAAGAGATTATCTTTAATGTCCAAACGACAGGAGCTTCAAATGACTTTGAACAAGCTACACAGATGGCGCGTGCAATGGTCACTGAATACGGTATGAGTGAAAAACTTGGCCCAGTTCAATACGAAGGTAATCATGCTATGTTTGGTGCACAAAGTCCTCAAAAATCAATTTCAGAACAAACAGCCTATGAGATTGATGAGGAAGTTCGTTCATTATTAACTGAGGCGCGAAACAAAGCTGCTGAAATTATCCAATCAAATCGTGAAACGCATAAGTTGATTGCAGAAGCGTTGTTGAAATATGAAACATTAGATAGTACACAGATTAAATCTCTTTACGAGACAGGAAAAATGCCTGAGACAGTAGAAGAGGAATCCCATGCATTATCTTATGATGAAGTGAAATCAAAAATGAGTGAAGAAAAATAA
- the comW gene encoding sigma(X)-activator ComW, with protein sequence MLQKFYDRAFVFLKLVEQEYASLGQSCSEWESLHLRFLLYYLIRFKIKSDRDFSLYHFKTAYRLYLDKLLQGGTTLIQ encoded by the coding sequence ATGCTTCAGAAATTTTATGATCGAGCATTTGTCTTTTTGAAACTAGTTGAACAAGAATATGCCTCTTTAGGCCAGAGTTGTTCAGAGTGGGAATCACTTCATCTTCGGTTTTTACTATATTACTTAATCCGATTTAAAATTAAAAGTGATAGGGACTTTTCTCTATATCACTTTAAAACAGCTTATCGTCTATATCTAGATAAATTACTGCAAGGTGGTACAACTCTTATCCAATAG
- a CDS encoding adenylosuccinate synthase has product MTSVVVVGTQWGDEGKGKITDFLSANAEVIARYQGGDNAGHTIVIDGKKFKLHLIPSGIFFPDKISVIGNGMVVNPKSLVKELSYLHEEGVTTDNLRISDRAHVILPYHIELDRLQEEAKGDNKIGTTIKGIGPAYMDKAARVGIRIADLLDKDIFRERLERNLAEKNRLFEKLYDSTPISVDDIFEEYYEYGQQIKQYVTDTSVILNDALDNGKRVLFEGAQGVMLDIDQGTYPFVTSSNPVAGGVTIGSGVGPSKIDKVVGVCKAYTSRVGDGPFPTELFDEVGDRIREVGHEYGTTTGRPRRVGWFDSVVMRHSRRVSGITNLSLNSIDVLSGLDTVKICVAYDLDGQRIDYYPASLEQLKRCKPIYEELPGWSEDITGVRNLEDLPENARNYVRRVSELVGVRISTFSVGPGREQTNILESVWS; this is encoded by the coding sequence ATGACTTCAGTTGTTGTTGTAGGTACCCAGTGGGGTGATGAAGGTAAAGGGAAAATTACAGATTTTCTTTCTGCTAATGCAGAGGTAATTGCTCGTTATCAAGGTGGTGATAATGCTGGTCACACGATTGTGATCGATGGTAAGAAATTTAAGTTGCACTTGATTCCATCTGGAATTTTCTTTCCTGATAAAATCTCTGTTATTGGGAATGGAATGGTCGTGAACCCAAAATCCCTTGTGAAAGAGTTGAGCTATCTTCATGAGGAAGGTGTGACAACTGATAACTTGCGTATTTCTGATCGTGCGCATGTTATTTTGCCTTATCATATTGAGTTGGATCGCTTGCAAGAAGAGGCTAAGGGAGATAACAAGATTGGTACTACAATCAAGGGAATCGGTCCAGCATATATGGACAAGGCTGCTCGTGTTGGAATTCGTATTGCGGATCTTTTGGATAAGGATATTTTCCGTGAACGTTTGGAACGCAACCTTGCGGAAAAGAATCGTTTGTTTGAAAAATTATATGATAGCACCCCTATTTCAGTTGATGATATTTTTGAAGAATATTATGAATATGGTCAACAAATCAAGCAATACGTGACAGATACATCCGTTATCTTGAATGATGCGCTTGATAATGGCAAACGTGTGCTGTTTGAAGGTGCGCAAGGTGTTATGCTAGATATCGACCAAGGTACGTATCCATTTGTTACGTCGTCAAACCCTGTCGCTGGTGGTGTGACAATTGGGTCTGGTGTTGGCCCAAGTAAGATTGACAAGGTTGTAGGTGTATGTAAAGCCTACACAAGTCGTGTAGGAGACGGACCTTTCCCAACTGAATTATTTGATGAAGTGGGAGATCGCATCCGCGAAGTAGGTCATGAATATGGTACAACAACTGGTCGTCCACGTCGTGTGGGTTGGTTTGACTCAGTTGTGATGCGTCACAGCCGTCGTGTATCTGGGATTACCAATCTTTCATTGAACTCTATCGATGTTTTGAGTGGTTTGGATACTGTGAAAATCTGTGTGGCCTATGATCTTGATGGTCAACGTATTGATTACTATCCTGCTAGTCTTGAGCAGTTGAAACGCTGCAAGCCAATCTACGAGGAATTGCCAGGTTGGTCAGAAGACATCACTGGAGTCCGTAATTTGGAAGACCTTCCTGAGAATGCACGTAACTATGTTCGTCGTGTAAGCGAGTTGGTTGGTGTTCGTATCTCAACTTTCTCAGTAGGACCTGGTCGTGAACAAACTAATATTTTAGAAAGTGTTTGGTCATAG
- the tadA gene encoding tRNA adenosine(34) deaminase TadA, whose protein sequence is MNYTVEEKEAFMREALREAEIALEHDEIPIGCVIVKDGEIIGRGHNAREELQRAVMHAEIMAIENANVSEESWRLLDCTLFVTIEPCVMCSGAIGLARIPNVVYGAKNQKFGAAGSLYDILTDERLNHRVEVETGVLESECAAIMQDFFRNRRKK, encoded by the coding sequence ATGAATTATACAGTTGAAGAAAAAGAAGCTTTTATGAGAGAGGCTTTGAGAGAGGCTGAGATTGCCTTAGAACACGATGAAATTCCAATTGGTTGTGTGATTGTCAAGGATGGAGAAATCATTGGTAGGGGGCATAATGCGCGCGAGGAGTTGCAACGGGCGGTCATGCATGCAGAAATCATGGCTATAGAGAATGCGAATGTGAGTGAAGAGAGTTGGCGCCTGCTGGATTGCACGCTTTTTGTGACCATTGAGCCTTGTGTCATGTGTAGCGGGGCGATTGGGCTTGCCCGTATTCCAAACGTAGTCTACGGGGCTAAAAACCAGAAATTTGGTGCAGCTGGGAGCTTGTACGATATTTTGACAGATGAGCGTCTCAATCATCGTGTAGAGGTTGAAACGGGAGTTTTGGAGAGTGAGTGTG